The Sphingomonas panacis DNA segment GTCGACGGACACACGGTCGTTGTTGGCAATAGCGCGCAGATGCGGCGCGTTGGGGCGGACGTCAGCATGCTGCAAGCATCGGCCGAGCGCCACCGCGGGGACGGCAGCGGCGTCATGCTGGTCGCGATCGACGGCAAGGCCGCCTGTCTGATCGCGGTCGCCGATCCAATCAAGGCCTCGGCGCGCGATGCGATCGCCTCGCTCCATGCCGAGGGGCTGCGCATCGTCATGCTGACCGGCGACAGCCGGGGCACCGCCGAAGCTGTCGCGAGGGCGATCGGCGGCATCGATGAGGTCCATGCCGATCTCAAGCCGGAGGATAAGGCGCGGATCGTGGGTGAGCTCAAGGCCATGGGCGCGCGCGTGGCGATGGCGGGCGATGGCATCAATGATGCCCCGGCCCTGGCGGCCGCCGATGTCGGCGTGGCGATGGGCACCGGCACGGATGTCGCGATCGAAAGCGCCGGACTGACGCTGACAAAGGGTGACCTGTCGGCGATGATCCGCGCGCGGCGGCTCGCGCGCGCGACGATGGCCAACATCCGGCAAAATCTGTTCTTCTCATTCCTGTTCAACGGAGTGGGCATACCGATCGCGGCGGGCATCCTTTATCCCATCACCGGCATCCTGCTCTCGCCGATGTTCGCGGGCGCGGCGATGGCGTTGTCGTCGTTTACTGTCGTCGCCAACGCACTGCGTTTGAACGCAGTCCGGCTGGAGCCGAGGAGGTCGTGAACATTGGTCAGGCCTCGACCGCGAGCGGCGTCTCGCAGCGCATGATCCGCCATTATGAAAAGATCGGCCTGATCCCGGCCCCGAGCAGACGGGCAGGCGGCTTTCGGGAATATTCCGAGGCGGACATGCACCGGCTCCGCTTCGTCGCGAACGCGCGCGATCTCGGATTTCCGATCGAAGAAATCCGGTCGCTGCTGGATCTGTGGCGGGATCGCCGTCGATCGAGTGCGGAAGTCAAAGCGCTGGCGCTGTCGAGAGCCGACGAATTGGGCCGGAAGACCGCCTTGCTCGATGCGATGCGCGATACGCTGGTGGAACTTGCGGATCGATGCGCCGGGGACGACCGCCCGGAGTGCCCGATTCTCGACCGGCTGGCCGAGGACTGAGTGCATTGCGCATCGCATCAATCCGACATCTGCCCATAACTCGAGAATGGATGACCTGCCACCATCCGCCTCTGGTGTGGTGCGCGATGCATGTACGTAGCTTTGCGGATCGAAAGAGCAGAGCATTCGCGCCAGTCCGTCGAGGGCCGGTAATTCACTGGCCCCTGGCCGATCGATCGAGGCGCTAATGACTATGGCCGAAAGGAAGCAATGCAGATCGGATGCGATCCTGGTCGCCTTCGAAATTAGCCGGCTGCATGAGTGACGTTCCAGCATTCTGGCATGCTGCGCTTTCCGACACGCTAAAGCGTCTGGGCACAACGTCCGACGGATTGTCGGTTGCGGAGGCGGCAGCGCGTCTCGAGCGCGACGGCCCAAATCAGATTGCCGAAGCGCAACGCCGCCATCTTGTGGCGGATCTGCTCCGCCGCCTTGCCAACCCGCTCGTGGCAATCTTGCTCGTAGCCGCAGGGATTGCCGGCGCGACGGGCGATCTTGCGAGCTTCACGATCATCGTCCTCGTGGTACTGTTGTCGACTGTGCTGGACATGGTGCAGGAACATCGCGCCGAAGCCACGGCCGAAGCTTTGAAGCGATCGATCGCGCTGCGGGCGACAGTCCTGCGCGATGGGCATCCTGACGATCTGCCGGTCTCTGAGATCGTTGCCGGCGATGTGGTGATGCTATCGGCGGGTGACCTCGTCCCCGCTGATGGGCTCGTGCTGAGCGCCAACGGCGCGCAACTGAACGAGGCGACGCTCACCGGCGAACCCTATCCGGCCGAAAAGCACGCCGACCCGGCCGCCTCCGCGTCCGAGATGACCGATGCCCACAATGCCTTGTTCCATGGGACTTCCGTTATCGGCGGAACCGCGACGATGCTTGTCGTCGAAATCGGGCGACGGACGCGCTTTGGCGCGATCGCCGGCTCACTTGCCACGGCCCAACCTCCAACGGCCTTCGAACGCGGAATCCACAAGCTCGGCATACTCATCCTGCGGATGACATTGTTCCTGGTCCTGTTCGTGCTGTTGACCCATCTGGCACTGGGTCGCCCTCCCCTTCAGACCTTCCTGTTCGCAATGGCGCTCGCGGTCGGCCTCACCCCCGAACTGCTCCCGATGATCATGACCGTCTCGCTCGCGCGAGGCGCGCAGCGCATGGCAAAGTCGAAGGTCGTCGTGAAGCGGCTGTCGGCGATCCATGACCTTGGTCAGATGGACATCTTATGCACCGACAAGACGGGCACGCTCACCGAGGCGAAGATCAGCCTGGTCGGCCACCCCGGTATTGACGGCGACGACGATGACCGGGTCGCCGAGCTGGCTGCGGTCAACGCGCGCTTCGAGACCGGCTTGAAGAGCCCGCTCGATGAAGCGCTGCTGCTCCACATGCTCGACCGACCGCTGGAGGCCTGGCGCAAGATCGATGAAAAGCCGTTCGACTTCGAGCGCAGGCGCGTCTCCGTCCTTGCGGAAAACGCCAATGAGCGGATCGAGATTGTCAAAGGCGCGCCTGAAGCTCTCCTCGAACTGTGCGTCCATGCGCAGGATCGTTCAGGCGCTATCGTATCTTTGGACGACGGCATGCGCGCACGTCTCGTCCAGATCCAGGGCGATCGCGCAGCGCAAGGATTGCGGCTGCTGGCCGTCGCCTGGAAACCCGCCGCCGGGCTCGATCGCATCGGATCGGACTGCGATGAGAACCTGATTTTCGTCGGCTATTGCGTGTTCGTCGATCCGCCCAAGGCGAGCGCGACTGCCGCGGTCGCGAGACTCGAGGCGGCCGGAATCCGGATCAAGGTGATTTCGGGCGATGCGGCGCCCGTCGTGCAACATCTGGTGGGAGCCCTGGGTCTTCGGGTGGAAGGCGTGCTGACCGGCGAGGATATCGCCAAACTCAACGATCTGGCCCTCGCGGCACGGGTTGAGGAGATCGATCTGTTCGCCCGGGTGACGCCCGATCAAAAGACGCGGATCGTCCACGCTCTGCAGGCGCGGGGCCATACCGTCGGCTTCATCGGCGACGGCATCAACGACGCGCCTGCGATCCACGCCGCCGATGTCGGCCTGTCGGTCGAAGGTGCGACGGACGTCGCCCGCGAAGCGGCTGACATGATCCTGCTTGCCCCGGATCTCGGCGTGCTCGCCGAAGGCGTCGCGGAAGGTCGACGTACCTATGCGAATATCATGAAATATATCCGCATGGGCACCAGCTCGAACTTCGGAAACATGCTCACCATGGCGGTCGCCTCGCTGTGGCTGCCCTTCCTGCCTCTCACTGCCGTGCAGGTGCTCCTGAACAATCTCATCTACGACATGTCGCAGATCGGCATTCCGTTCGACAATGCGGACGCTGGTGATCTCGACCGTCCCCACGGCTGGGACATGCCGGGCCTGGTTCGGTTCACCGCGATCATGGGGCCGCTCTCGTCCCTGTTCGATATCGCTACCTTTTTCCTGTTGAGCCAGGTCTTCCATGCGGGCGTGGCCGAGTTCCGCGCCGCGTGGTTCGTCGAGTCCATGGCAACGCAAATCCTGGTGGTCTTCGTCATCCGTACCGCCCGGCCGGCCTGGATCAGCCGCCCGCATATTGTTATGGTTGTGACAGCGCTAACAGGGCTCTTCGTCGCGCTCTTGCTCGTCCTGCTCCCCTGGTCTGGCGTCCTCGGTTTCGCCATGCCCAGCGGCACGATTTTCGCCAGTATTGCGCTATTGGTGCTCGGTTACCTCCTGTCCTCCGAGCTGCTGAAGCGCTTCGCGCTGCGGGACGGCCGCAACCCGCCGCAGGTCGTTGATGGCCGGTTGCAGACGTGAGCATTCCGCTTGCCGGGAGGCCCGAGCAAAGCACAGCGAGGCACGGCTGGCGGCGCTGGTTCCTGGGCGTTCTGACGGCCGCAGCACTACTGGGTGCCGTCCTGCATTTCGGCGAAGTTGAAAATTTTGCGCGGCTGGTCGACCGAGCGCAACCGCTATGGCTTGCTTTGGCGATTCTCTTCCAGCTGACAACCTATGTAAGCGTCGCCGGCGGTTGGGAATTCGTACTTCACGATGCTGCCTCACCGCGCCCTTTTGCCAAGCTTGTGAGGATTGCCGTAACCAAGCTGTTCGCCGACCAGGCGGTTCCGAGCGCCGGAATGGGCGGCAATGTGCTGCTGGTCGATCAGCTTACCGCCCTCGGCGTGGAGCGCGGAACCGCGGTCGCCGCTCTGCTCGTCTCCATGATCGGCTTCTATGCAGCATATGCCTTTCTGGCGGTGATCATGCTTGTCATGCTGTGGTCGCAGAACGAAGCGACGCCGCTGATGGCGTTGCTCGTGATGATCTTCCTCCTCGTGGCGCTGGCGATTCCTTTGATCGCACTCTGGCTCAGGCGGCGCGGTCGCAGCGGTCTTTACCCGAGATTCGAAAGAATCGCGTTCGTGCAGACATTGCTCGAAGCGGTCGCCCAGGCACCCTCGAGCCTGATCGCCAATCGCGGCCTGCTCGCGCGGGTCACCATCTGCAACAGCCTCGTCTTTCTTGCCGATGCAGCTACCCTGTTCGTCTGCCTGCTCGCACTCGACCAATCCGCCGCGTTTACGACGGCCTTTGTCGCCCTGACCATGGCCTCGATCGTCGTGACCTTGGGCCCCATACCCCTTGGCCTTGGGACTTTCGAGGCGACATCGACGGCCACACTGCATCTGTTGGGCGTGCCGGTTGAGGCGGCTTTTGCCGCAACGATGCTGCTCAGACTTCTAACCCTATGGCTACCCCTGTTACCTGGCCTCTATCTCATGCGCTATGTGCTCCGGGGCGCGTCCTAGTCTTACAAAACCGGCCTCTCGCGCCATGCGATGAGAACCGGCTCCGAACTGCTCAAGCCTAACCGCGGCTTCCCACCAATTTGATACGCTTTGGGCGGCCACGACGAGGCTGAGCGTATTCCATCAGGGGTCTCTTGGGGACGTGCGAACGCGCAGGGACATCTACGTAGTGCGAATCCTTTGCTGCGCCTGCACAGACGGGGTCAATCCGAAGGAGCGAAGTTCAAGATGGCCGCTGGTGACCTGACACATATGCCCGACCCGCTTGACGGCATTGCCGAGACGCTCGATCGCGCGGCAATGGGAGCAGTCGCGCAGGTGACGTCGGGGCTCTCGCCCGCGACGCTCAACCAGGCGCTTACCGATTGGGGCCTCCATCTGGCCCTGTCGCCGGGCAAGTCGCTTCAGCTCGCCGCGAAGGCGGGCCGCAAATATGCCCGCTTGTTCGATTACATGGTCCGCAGCGGGGGCCATCCCGATGCCGCGCCGGCAATCGAGCCCCTCCCCCAGGACCGACGCTTTGCCGATCCGGCCTGGAGCAAGCCCCCGTTCAACTTCATCACCCAGGCCTTCCTGCTCAACCAGCAGTGGTGGCACGCGGCCACGACCGGAGTATCCGGCGTCACCAGGCATCATGAAGACATGGTCTCCTTCGGCGCGCGCCAGGTGCTTGACATGTTTGCGCCAACCAATTTTCTTGCCACCAACCCCGTCTTGCAGAAGAAGATCTTCGAGACCGGCGGGAAATGCCTCGTTGACGGTTTCCGGCATCTTCTCGAAGACATGCAGCAGACCATGCGCGGCGAGCCACCGATCGGCGCCGACGATTTTCGCGTCGGGGAAAGCGTTGCCGCGACCCCGGGCAAGGTGGTCTACCGCAATCACCTGATCGAACTGATCCAGTACGAACCGACGACCGAGACCGTCCGGCCGGAGCCGATCCTGATCGTGCCTGCCTGGATCATGAAATATTACATCCTTGACCTGTCGCCCGAAAACTCGCTGGTAAAATGGCTGACCGGCCAGGGCTATACGGTCTTCATGATCTCCTGGCACAACCCGGACAGTGCCGACCGCGACCTCGACATGGAGGATTACCGCAAGCTGGGACCGATGGCCGCACTCGACGCGGTGACGGCAATCACCGGCGCGGCCGCAGTCCATGCGGTGGGCTATTGCCTGGGCGGGACATTGCTCTCGATCGCGGCGGCGGCAATGGCGCGCGACGGTGACGAGCGCCTGGCGACCGTCACCCTTCTGGCCGCGCAGACCGAATTCAGCGAGCCGGGCGAGCTCGGCCTGTTCATCGACGAAGCGCAGCTCAATCTCCTCGAGAACATGATGTGGAGCCGCGGCTATCTCGACAGCGGCCAGATGGGCGGCGCGTTCCAGATCCTGCGCTCCAACGACCTGGTGTGGTCGCGCATTCTCACCGAATATCTGATGGGCGAACGTGCGCCGATGTCCGATCTAATGGCATGGAACGCCGATGGCACGCGCATGCCCTACGCCATGCACAGCCAGTATCTGCGGCGCCTGTTCCTGAACGACGATCTGGCCGAAGGGCGATACCGAGTGGACGGCAAGGCCATCACGCTTTCCGCCTTGCGAAAACCGATCTTCATGGTCGGCACCGAGCGCGACCATGTCGCGCCATGGCGGTCGGTGCAGAAGCTCCATCTCCTCACCGCGGCCGAGATCACTTTCGTGCTGACCAGCGGCGGGCACAATGCCGGGATCGTCTCCGAGCCGGGCCATCCCGGCCGGCGCTATCATATCCTTACCCGCGAAGCCGACGGTTCCTCGCTCGATCCGGCCGAATGGCTCGAGCGCGCTCGGCCGGAACACGGGTCATGGTGGACTGCCTGGGGCGACTGGCTGCAGCGCCATTCGGGCGAACCGATCGCGCCACCCACCATGGGTGCCGCGGATAAGGGCTTCGCGCCGATGGGGGATGCGCCCGGCCTTTATGTGCTGGAGCGCTGAACAATGACCGGCATCGATATGATCGAGAACCACACGTTCGACGAGATCGCTGTCGGCGATACGGCGAGCAGCACGCGCACGTTGACCACGGAGGATATCCAGCTCTTTGCACTCGTGTCGGGCGACGTGAACCCGGCGCATCTCGATGCCGATTATGCCGCGACCGACATGTTCCGGCGCATCATCGCGCATGGCATGTGGGGCGGTGGCCTGATCTCGGCTGTGCTCGGCACCGAGCTGCCGGGCCCCGGCGCCATCTATCTCAGCCAGTCGCTGCGTTTCACCCGGCCAGTCGGCATCGGCGACACCATTACCACGACCGTCACCGTGATCGAGAAAAGGCCGGAGCATCAGGTCGTCGTGCTCGAATGTCTGTGCGCCAATCAGGACGGCAAAGACGTCATCACCGGTCAGGCAGAGGTCAAAGCGCCGACCGAGAAGGTCCGTCGACCGCGCCTGACGCTGCCGGACGTGCGTCTGTCGGGGCATGGCGGCTATCGCCTGCTGATCGAGAAGACCAGGGCGGGGCGTCCTGTCCCGACGGCAGTTGTCCATCCCTGCAGCGCCGCGGCGATCGTGGCAGCGGTCGAGGCCGCTGATGCCGGTCTAATTAATCCGATCCTCGTTGGACCCGCGGCGAGGATTCGCCAGGCGGCCGAAGAGGCCGGCAAGGATATCTCCGGCTTCCGGCTGATCGACGCCGCCCATAGCCATGATGCCGCCGCCAAGGCGGTCGCGCTCGTGCGCGTAGGCGAAGCCAGCATGCTGATGAAAGGCTCGCTGCACACCGACGAGTTGATGACCGCTGTCGTCTCGTCCGCAAGTGGCCTGCGTACCGAACGGCGGATCAGCCACGCCTATCTGATGGACGTGCCTGACCACCCCGCCCCGCTCATCATCACCGATGCGGCGATCAACATCGCACCCAACCTCGAGGATAAGGCCGACATCATCCGCAACGCGATCGACCTGGCGCATGTCATCGGCATCGCCGAACCGAAAGTCGCGATCCTCGCCGCGGTGGAAACCATCAACCCGGTGATGCAGTCGACGCTCGATGCCGCAGCGCTATGTAAGATGGCGGATCGCGGCCAGATCAGCGGCGGCATTCTCGATGGACCGCTCGCGCTCGACAATGCCATCAGTCCGGCGGCTGCCAAGGAAAAGGGCATCGTTTCCGCGGTTGCCGGCGTCGCCGAAATCCTTGTCGTTCCCAATCTGGAAGCCGGCAACATGCTCGCCAAACAGCTCACCTTCCTCGGCGGTGCCGACGCCGCCGGCGTTGTGCTGGGCGCGCGCGTCCCGATCATCGTGACGAGTCGTGCCGACAGCATGCGCACCCGTCTCGCATCCTGCGCCGTCGCGGTGCTGCTCGCCCGTGCCGCGACGAAGGCGGCGCCAGGCGTGCCGGAGCCGATGGTGCCATGAAAGCCGTCGTCAGTCTCAATTCCGGCTCGTCGAGCATCAAGTTCGCGCTGTACACGCTCGATGCTTCCCGACCTCCTGAACTTTCCGCCAGCGGAAAGATCGAGGGCATCGGGATCGCCCCGCGCCTGACAGCGCGGACGGTCGCGGGCGAAACTCTCGTCGATCGCGCCTGGCCCGACGGCGGCGCCTCGCTGACCCACTCCGATTTGCTGAAGGACCTGTTCGACTGGGCTGCGAGCCATCTCGACGGTCGCGAGGTCATCGCGATCGGCCACCGTGTCGTCCACGGCGGCACGGAGTTCGCCGAGCCACGGCTTGTCGATGAAGCGCTACTCGGTGCGCTCGACAAACTCTGTCCGCTCGCACCGCTCCATCAGCCCCACAATCTCGCTGCCATCCGCGCGATCAATACGCTCCAGCCCGGTCTGCCGCAGGTGGCCTGCTTCGATACCGCCTTCCATCACGACAAGCCGGCGCTCGCGACCCGTCTCGCCATCCCCCGCGCGCTCCATGACCAGGGCATCCGGCGCTATGGGTTTCACGGGCTGTCCTACGAATATATCGCGGGTCGCCTCGCGGAGATCGATCCCGGACTCGCCAAAGGGCGCGTCATCGCGGCGCATCTCGGCAATGGCGCAAGCCTGTGCGCCATGCTCGATGGCAAGAGCATCGACACGACCATGGGCTTCACCGCCCTCGACGGCCTGATGATGGGAACGCGGTGCGGCAGCATCGATCCGGGCGCCGTGCTCCACCTCCAGACGCAGATGGAGATGAGCGCGGCCGAGGTCGAAACCCTCCTCTACAAGCAATCGGGCCTGCTCGGCGTATCGGGCCTGTCCAGCGACATGCGGGCGCTTCTGGCGAGCGATGCACCGGAAGCCGAGGAAGCGATCGCGCTGTTCGCCTGGCGCGCAGCGCGCGAAGTCGGCGCACTCCTGGCCTCGCTAGGCGGCCTCGACGGCCTGGTCTTCACCGCGGGGATCGGCGAGAATGGTCCCGATATCCGCAGCCGTATCTGCGGCCGGCTCGCCTGGCTTGGTATCGAGATCGATGAGTTGGCCAACGCCGGCAACGGACCCCTCATCAGCCTGCCCGACAGTCGCGTCAAAGTGCTTGTCATCCCGACCAACGAGGAACGGATGATCGCAACCCACACCCTCAAACTCGTCGGGAGAGAACATGAAACCGCTCGTTGATCTGACCGGCAAGCGCGGTCTTATTATCGGCATCGCGAACGACCTGAGCATTGCTGCCGGCTGCGCGGATGCTTTCGCCGGATGCGGCGCGCGGCTGGCTGCGACCTATCTCAACGAGAAGGCGAAGGACTGGGTCACTCCGGTCACCGAACGGCTCGGCGTCGAGTGGACTGGCCCGTGCGACGTGCGCGTACCGGGCGAGATCGAGGCCCTGTTCGAGCAGGTCAAATTGCGATGGGGCGGTCTCGACTTCCTGCTTCACTCGATCGCCTATGCGCCCCGCGAGGATCTGCACGGCCGCGTCGTCGACTGCTCGGCCGAGGGTTTTGCGATAGCGATGGATGTGTCCTGCCACAGTTTCCTGCGAGTGGCACGGCTTGCCGAACCGTTGATGCCTGACGGTGGCTGCCTCCTCTGCGTCACCTTTTACGGGTCGGAGCGGGTCGTTGAAAATTACAACCTGATGGGCCCGGTGAAGGCAGCTCTCGAAAGCGCAACCCGCTACATCGCAGCGGAACTCGGACCCAAGGGCATAAGGGCGCACGCGATCTCGCCCGGACCGATCGCGACACGTGCGGCCAGCGGTCTGGAGCGGTTCGACGAGTTGCTCGAGCGCGCTGCCGCCAGCGCACCTGCCCGTCACCGCGTCGACGTTGGCGACGTTGGCGCCTTGGCGGCCTTTCTGGTCAGCGATGCCGCGCACCGCATCACCGGAACTATCATTCCGGTCGATGGCGGCCAGCACCTGTTGGCTTAGTCAGTCGCAACGGGCATTCTCAAGCCGCGCATTCCGGCGGCCGCTCTCCGAAACTGCACAGCGCCGCTGCTGCTCCGCCGTTCACGCGGCTCCTTCAGGCCAAATCGAAACCGGCCAGACGCTCCTGCGAACCTGTTTACGTACATATCCCGATGGCGATCCATCCGCCGAGAGGTCACGCTTCCGCACGATCCATCAAATCCTACGGGCGAACCTTAGGAGCCACTCGCGATGCCCCAGCCCCTCGACAATGTCCTGGCCGTAGCGCAGGCAAACATGCACCTCAGTCTCAAGCTGGCGGAAACCTGGCGCGAGAGCGGCCAGAAACTGATGGAGCTTGGCGGCCGCGGCGTCTCGGAAATTGCCGATGAGGCGCGGCTCGCCTTGACCAAGGTGTCGGCAGACAAAGGTGGGATGCCCCCAGCCAGTGTCACCGGGCACTGGCAGGACGTCATCGCCGAGGCCGAAACCGTGCGCATCGTGACCGCGCAGCAGATCGACGCAGCGCTGCAAGATTGGCAAGAAAGCTTGAGCGCCGCCATGAGCATCGAGCCTGGCGTATCGTTCGAAACCTTCGTGAAGCCTTGGCTTGCGATGGCCAAGGCGACCACGGACCTACCGACCAAAGCCCCGCAAGCAAAGAAATGACGTCGCGGCAGTGCCCGCGCGATGTAATCACGACCAGCGCCAGCTAATGCCGAGCGAGCTATCGTCATGGTCAAAATGCGATTGCCGCAAGGAGGCTTGTCTGGAATGAACGATCGGATCACGAATAGCGTCCTGGCGTCCAGGACGATGGATGCGGACGCAGCCGCCGCGCTGCTGCACCACGGCATGACGATCGGCATGAGCGGATTTACAGGATCGGGCTATCCCAAGGCCGTGCCGTTGGCGCTCGCAGCGCGGATCGAGGCGGAACATGCCAGGGGAAATCCCTTTCGCGTG contains these protein-coding regions:
- the cueR gene encoding Cu(I)-responsive transcriptional regulator yields the protein MNIGQASTASGVSQRMIRHYEKIGLIPAPSRRAGGFREYSEADMHRLRFVANARDLGFPIEEIRSLLDLWRDRRRSSAEVKALALSRADELGRKTALLDAMRDTLVELADRCAGDDRPECPILDRLAED
- the mgtA gene encoding magnesium-translocating P-type ATPase, which translates into the protein MSDVPAFWHAALSDTLKRLGTTSDGLSVAEAAARLERDGPNQIAEAQRRHLVADLLRRLANPLVAILLVAAGIAGATGDLASFTIIVLVVLLSTVLDMVQEHRAEATAEALKRSIALRATVLRDGHPDDLPVSEIVAGDVVMLSAGDLVPADGLVLSANGAQLNEATLTGEPYPAEKHADPAASASEMTDAHNALFHGTSVIGGTATMLVVEIGRRTRFGAIAGSLATAQPPTAFERGIHKLGILILRMTLFLVLFVLLTHLALGRPPLQTFLFAMALAVGLTPELLPMIMTVSLARGAQRMAKSKVVVKRLSAIHDLGQMDILCTDKTGTLTEAKISLVGHPGIDGDDDDRVAELAAVNARFETGLKSPLDEALLLHMLDRPLEAWRKIDEKPFDFERRRVSVLAENANERIEIVKGAPEALLELCVHAQDRSGAIVSLDDGMRARLVQIQGDRAAQGLRLLAVAWKPAAGLDRIGSDCDENLIFVGYCVFVDPPKASATAAVARLEAAGIRIKVISGDAAPVVQHLVGALGLRVEGVLTGEDIAKLNDLALAARVEEIDLFARVTPDQKTRIVHALQARGHTVGFIGDGINDAPAIHAADVGLSVEGATDVAREAADMILLAPDLGVLAEGVAEGRRTYANIMKYIRMGTSSNFGNMLTMAVASLWLPFLPLTAVQVLLNNLIYDMSQIGIPFDNADAGDLDRPHGWDMPGLVRFTAIMGPLSSLFDIATFFLLSQVFHAGVAEFRAAWFVESMATQILVVFVIRTARPAWISRPHIVMVVTALTGLFVALLLVLLPWSGVLGFAMPSGTIFASIALLVLGYLLSSELLKRFALRDGRNPPQVVDGRLQT
- a CDS encoding lysylphosphatidylglycerol synthase transmembrane domain-containing protein translates to MSIPLAGRPEQSTARHGWRRWFLGVLTAAALLGAVLHFGEVENFARLVDRAQPLWLALAILFQLTTYVSVAGGWEFVLHDAASPRPFAKLVRIAVTKLFADQAVPSAGMGGNVLLVDQLTALGVERGTAVAALLVSMIGFYAAYAFLAVIMLVMLWSQNEATPLMALLVMIFLLVALAIPLIALWLRRRGRSGLYPRFERIAFVQTLLEAVAQAPSSLIANRGLLARVTICNSLVFLADAATLFVCLLALDQSAAFTTAFVALTMASIVVTLGPIPLGLGTFEATSTATLHLLGVPVEAAFAATMLLRLLTLWLPLLPGLYLMRYVLRGAS
- a CDS encoding PHA/PHB synthase family protein, encoding MAAGDLTHMPDPLDGIAETLDRAAMGAVAQVTSGLSPATLNQALTDWGLHLALSPGKSLQLAAKAGRKYARLFDYMVRSGGHPDAAPAIEPLPQDRRFADPAWSKPPFNFITQAFLLNQQWWHAATTGVSGVTRHHEDMVSFGARQVLDMFAPTNFLATNPVLQKKIFETGGKCLVDGFRHLLEDMQQTMRGEPPIGADDFRVGESVAATPGKVVYRNHLIELIQYEPTTETVRPEPILIVPAWIMKYYILDLSPENSLVKWLTGQGYTVFMISWHNPDSADRDLDMEDYRKLGPMAALDAVTAITGAAAVHAVGYCLGGTLLSIAAAAMARDGDERLATVTLLAAQTEFSEPGELGLFIDEAQLNLLENMMWSRGYLDSGQMGGAFQILRSNDLVWSRILTEYLMGERAPMSDLMAWNADGTRMPYAMHSQYLRRLFLNDDLAEGRYRVDGKAITLSALRKPIFMVGTERDHVAPWRSVQKLHLLTAAEITFVLTSGGHNAGIVSEPGHPGRRYHILTREADGSSLDPAEWLERARPEHGSWWTAWGDWLQRHSGEPIAPPTMGAADKGFAPMGDAPGLYVLER
- a CDS encoding bifunctional enoyl-CoA hydratase/phosphate acetyltransferase; this translates as MTGIDMIENHTFDEIAVGDTASSTRTLTTEDIQLFALVSGDVNPAHLDADYAATDMFRRIIAHGMWGGGLISAVLGTELPGPGAIYLSQSLRFTRPVGIGDTITTTVTVIEKRPEHQVVVLECLCANQDGKDVITGQAEVKAPTEKVRRPRLTLPDVRLSGHGGYRLLIEKTRAGRPVPTAVVHPCSAAAIVAAVEAADAGLINPILVGPAARIRQAAEEAGKDISGFRLIDAAHSHDAAAKAVALVRVGEASMLMKGSLHTDELMTAVVSSASGLRTERRISHAYLMDVPDHPAPLIITDAAINIAPNLEDKADIIRNAIDLAHVIGIAEPKVAILAAVETINPVMQSTLDAAALCKMADRGQISGGILDGPLALDNAISPAAAKEKGIVSAVAGVAEILVVPNLEAGNMLAKQLTFLGGADAAGVVLGARVPIIVTSRADSMRTRLASCAVAVLLARAATKAAPGVPEPMVP
- a CDS encoding acetate/propionate family kinase, which translates into the protein MKAVVSLNSGSSSIKFALYTLDASRPPELSASGKIEGIGIAPRLTARTVAGETLVDRAWPDGGASLTHSDLLKDLFDWAASHLDGREVIAIGHRVVHGGTEFAEPRLVDEALLGALDKLCPLAPLHQPHNLAAIRAINTLQPGLPQVACFDTAFHHDKPALATRLAIPRALHDQGIRRYGFHGLSYEYIAGRLAEIDPGLAKGRVIAAHLGNGASLCAMLDGKSIDTTMGFTALDGLMMGTRCGSIDPGAVLHLQTQMEMSAAEVETLLYKQSGLLGVSGLSSDMRALLASDAPEAEEAIALFAWRAAREVGALLASLGGLDGLVFTAGIGENGPDIRSRICGRLAWLGIEIDELANAGNGPLISLPDSRVKVLVIPTNEERMIATHTLKLVGREHETAR
- the fabI gene encoding enoyl-ACP reductase FabI, which produces MKPLVDLTGKRGLIIGIANDLSIAAGCADAFAGCGARLAATYLNEKAKDWVTPVTERLGVEWTGPCDVRVPGEIEALFEQVKLRWGGLDFLLHSIAYAPREDLHGRVVDCSAEGFAIAMDVSCHSFLRVARLAEPLMPDGGCLLCVTFYGSERVVENYNLMGPVKAALESATRYIAAELGPKGIRAHAISPGPIATRAASGLERFDELLERAAASAPARHRVDVGDVGALAAFLVSDAAHRITGTIIPVDGGQHLLA